In Streptosporangiales bacterium, a single genomic region encodes these proteins:
- a CDS encoding acetyl-CoA C-acyltransferase, whose amino-acid sequence MSDVVVCHPLRTPVGRYGGALRQVSAQELAATVIRAVVERSGIAPDRVDDVILGNAYPSGEFPAIGRVAALDAGLPIEVPGTQVDRRCGSGLYAVLMAAMQVQTGACEVVLAGGAESMSQVEYYAGGLRFGHPPPGVQLHDRLARGRVTAGGVNHVVEGGMLETAENLRAEFGIPREEQDQLALASHQRAVAAQQAGRFDDEMVPVQVPGRGGATTVDVDEHPRADTTLDALAGLRPVRVKLDQKATVTAGNASGQNDGAALCVVTTPAVAERLGLQPMARLRSWALSGVEPERMGIGPVPASATALDRAGLTMTDMDLIELNEAFAAQVLAVTRSWQFGADDFDRMNVNGSGISLGHPVGATGARILATLLHEMHRRDARYALETMCIGGGQGIAAVFERWHS is encoded by the coding sequence ATGTCCGACGTGGTCGTCTGTCACCCGTTGCGCACACCGGTGGGCCGTTACGGCGGCGCGCTTCGTCAGGTGTCGGCACAGGAGCTCGCGGCAACGGTCATCCGTGCCGTCGTCGAACGCAGTGGTATCGCGCCCGACCGGGTCGACGACGTCATCCTCGGCAACGCGTACCCGTCGGGGGAGTTCCCCGCCATCGGTCGGGTGGCGGCGCTCGACGCGGGTCTGCCGATCGAGGTGCCTGGCACCCAGGTCGACCGGCGGTGCGGTTCGGGGCTGTACGCGGTGCTCATGGCGGCGATGCAGGTGCAGACCGGCGCGTGCGAGGTGGTGCTCGCCGGCGGTGCGGAGAGCATGAGCCAGGTCGAGTACTACGCGGGCGGCCTCAGGTTCGGGCACCCACCGCCTGGCGTACAGCTGCACGACCGGCTGGCCCGTGGCCGGGTGACCGCCGGCGGTGTCAACCACGTCGTCGAGGGCGGCATGCTCGAGACGGCGGAGAACCTGCGCGCGGAGTTCGGCATCCCGCGGGAGGAGCAGGACCAGCTCGCGCTCGCCTCGCACCAGCGTGCAGTGGCGGCACAGCAGGCGGGCAGGTTCGACGACGAGATGGTGCCCGTGCAGGTGCCAGGCCGTGGCGGGGCGACGACCGTCGACGTGGACGAGCACCCGCGCGCCGACACTACGCTGGACGCGCTGGCCGGCCTGCGTCCGGTGCGCGTGAAACTCGACCAGAAGGCGACCGTCACCGCGGGCAACGCCAGCGGCCAGAACGACGGCGCCGCGCTCTGCGTCGTCACCACACCCGCCGTGGCCGAACGGCTCGGGCTGCAGCCGATGGCGCGGCTGCGGTCGTGGGCGCTCTCCGGTGTCGAGCCCGAGCGGATGGGCATCGGGCCGGTACCCGCGAGCGCGACCGCGCTCGACCGCGCCGGGCTGACCATGACCGACATGGACCTCATCGAGCTGAACGAGGCGTTCGCCGCGCAGGTGCTCGCCGTGACCCGCAGCTGGCAGTTCGGCGCCGACGACTTCGACCGGATGAACGTCAACGGGTCCGGCATCTCGCTGGGCCACCCGGTCGGCGCGACCGGCGCCCGGATCCTCGCGACGCTGCTGCACGAGATGCACCGCAGGGACGCACGGTACGCGCTGGAGACCATGTGCATCGGCGGCGGCCAGGGCATCGCCGCCGTCTTCGAGAGGTGGCACTCATGA
- a CDS encoding helix-turn-helix domain-containing protein codes for MAAPEDPSEENASDPRGVHFIQSLERGLNVIKAFSADTPELTLSEVARATELTRAAARRFLLTLVDLGYVRSDGRQFSLTPRVLDLGYAYLSSLSLPEVAEPHLERLAGEIKESASVSVLDGDDIIYVARVPTSRIMTVAINVGTRFPAYATSMGRVLLAGLPEAELDDYLERTDRGQLTGKTTTSASTLRGELRKVRDQGWALVDQELEDGLRSIAAPIHDHTGQVIAAANISTAASRTPVAKMRRDLLPPLLDATKRIESDLRAARA; via the coding sequence ATGGCAGCACCGGAGGATCCCTCCGAGGAGAACGCGAGCGACCCGCGAGGGGTGCACTTCATCCAGTCGCTGGAACGCGGCCTCAACGTGATCAAGGCGTTCAGCGCGGACACCCCCGAGCTGACCCTCAGCGAAGTCGCCCGCGCCACCGAGCTCACCCGGGCGGCCGCGCGCCGTTTCCTGCTCACCCTGGTCGACCTGGGCTACGTACGCAGCGACGGCAGGCAGTTCTCGCTCACCCCGCGCGTACTCGACCTCGGCTACGCCTACCTGTCCTCGCTGTCGCTGCCCGAGGTCGCCGAACCGCACCTGGAGCGGCTGGCCGGTGAGATCAAGGAGTCTGCGTCCGTCTCCGTGCTCGACGGCGACGACATCATCTACGTCGCGCGGGTGCCCACGTCGCGCATCATGACCGTCGCGATCAACGTCGGCACCAGGTTCCCCGCGTACGCGACGTCGATGGGCCGCGTGCTGCTGGCCGGACTGCCCGAGGCCGAGCTCGACGACTACCTCGAGCGCACCGACCGCGGTCAGCTCACCGGCAAGACCACCACGTCCGCCAGCACCCTGCGCGGCGAACTGCGCAAGGTGCGCGACCAGGGGTGGGCGCTCGTCGACCAGGAGCTGGAGGACGGGCTGCGTTCCATCGCCGCACCGATCCACGACCACACCGGCCAGGTGATCGCGGCGGCGAACATCTCCACGGCGGCGAGCCGTACCCCGGTGGCGAAGATGCGCCGCGACCTGCTCCCGCCGCTGCTCGACGCCACCAAGCGGATCGAGAGCGACCTGCGCGCCGCCCGCGCCTAG
- a CDS encoding CoA transferase encodes MAGTEGKEPLAGLVVIDLGQIYAAPYATLLLALGGATVIKVEPVHGEHLRVRGQVGGPRYAFANLHSNKNFVTLNLKDDRGKDLLKQLVAKADVLVENYRPGVMERLGVGADVLRAINPRLVYAQSSGFGRSGPYREYPAMDLSVQAISGVLGVTGFPDGPPVKSGPAICDFFGGIHLYGGILTALYRRERTGGGAVVEISMHEAVYASMMSNLGHFFSSGVDGFRSGNRHGGYSVVPYNVYAAKDGHVGIICESDGHWRKLLEVMGRHDLVDDPRYAQTKDRVAHIDAIDELVGDWVGTLGKEDVFAKLRDVGVPVAPVQTLSEVTTDPHHYARGMLQDIEHPELGTVTVPHSPILLEDVGRKKPRPSGALGQDNEQVYGDWLGLDRTTLDEFAAAGVI; translated from the coding sequence TTGGCTGGTACCGAAGGCAAGGAGCCCCTCGCCGGGTTGGTCGTGATCGACCTCGGGCAGATCTATGCCGCACCGTACGCGACGCTGTTGCTCGCGCTCGGCGGCGCGACGGTCATCAAGGTCGAGCCCGTACACGGCGAGCACCTGCGGGTGCGTGGGCAGGTCGGTGGCCCGCGGTACGCGTTCGCGAACCTGCACTCCAACAAGAACTTCGTCACGCTCAACCTGAAGGACGACCGCGGTAAGGACCTGCTCAAGCAGCTGGTCGCGAAGGCCGACGTGCTGGTCGAGAACTACCGTCCCGGCGTGATGGAGCGGCTCGGCGTCGGCGCCGACGTACTCCGTGCCATCAACCCGCGGTTGGTGTACGCGCAGTCGTCCGGCTTCGGGCGGTCCGGGCCGTACCGGGAGTACCCGGCGATGGACCTCTCTGTGCAGGCGATCTCAGGCGTGCTCGGCGTGACGGGTTTCCCCGACGGGCCGCCGGTGAAGTCCGGCCCGGCGATCTGCGACTTCTTCGGCGGCATCCACCTGTACGGCGGCATCCTCACCGCGCTGTACCGCAGGGAGCGCACCGGAGGGGGCGCGGTCGTGGAGATCTCCATGCACGAGGCCGTGTACGCGTCGATGATGTCGAACCTGGGCCACTTCTTCTCCTCCGGCGTGGACGGCTTCCGCAGCGGCAACAGGCACGGCGGTTACTCGGTGGTGCCGTACAACGTGTACGCCGCGAAGGACGGGCACGTCGGCATCATCTGTGAGAGCGACGGCCACTGGCGCAAGCTGCTCGAGGTGATGGGCAGACACGACCTCGTCGACGACCCGCGCTATGCGCAGACCAAGGACCGGGTGGCGCACATCGACGCCATCGACGAGCTGGTCGGCGACTGGGTGGGCACGCTCGGCAAGGAGGACGTCTTCGCCAAGCTGCGCGACGTGGGTGTGCCCGTCGCCCCGGTGCAGACGCTCAGCGAGGTGACAACGGACCCGCACCACTACGCACGCGGCATGCTGCAGGACATCGAGCATCCCGAGCTCGGCACGGTGACCGTGCCGCACAGCCCGATCCTGCTCGAGGACGTCGGCAGGAAGAAGCCGCGCCCGAGCGGCGCGCTCGGCCAGGACAACGAGCAGGTGTACGGCGACTGGCTCGGCCTCGACCGGACGACTCTCGACGAGTTCGCGGCCGCGGGGGTCATATGA
- a CDS encoding extracellular solute-binding protein yields MRSSSTSVGSQVSSTAMSPRQLRCVRYTYICSQREHFILVRDQRRCQHNGHHGRLDSALNRRQESVLVPYVCTYSVHSHREEAKRADVMRVSRYSHPRGGCTPRRVQVVGLLAATAMLAGACGGDEASEASNKFPKLYEAAKKEGTLNLYSHVTDSEQIENVVDAFKEAYPDIDVEITNKTGSAILETFLSEKRANVNTADVIQYPGIAPFEGTFRKEKFIQPFTPSSADQFPEDSVVDGYAYPWLNYTMGAIYNTDKITDAELECLRKIKCWSDPRWKGRISGGSPGSASIQRALYQWVEKDKNLGDQWLEDYAALDPVTFNSVTPAAERVIAGEYVASFPQMSITAARAAPDGAPIGFAAQEYSVANPALIGLASKAEHPNAGKLFIEWLLSNDGQKVMIEHVATDSLNQDLKQKAPVTDEDWFDEPKKLVVPNDLEFEKHSKSITDKWNKLIGPAKE; encoded by the coding sequence ATGCGATCGAGCTCGACGTCGGTCGGCTCCCAGGTCAGCAGTACGGCCATGTCTCCTCGCCAGCTACGCTGCGTGCGTTATACGTACATCTGTTCACAGAGGGAACACTTCATCCTTGTCCGTGACCAGCGCCGCTGTCAACACAACGGACATCACGGCCGGCTTGACAGCGCACTGAACCGCCGTCAAGAATCTGTACTCGTACCGTACGTGTGTACGTATAGCGTACATTCCCACCGCGAAGAAGCGAAGAGGGCAGATGTCATGAGGGTCAGCAGGTACTCCCATCCGCGCGGGGGATGCACGCCACGTCGGGTGCAGGTCGTTGGGTTGCTCGCCGCGACCGCGATGCTCGCCGGCGCCTGCGGCGGCGACGAGGCGTCAGAAGCGAGCAACAAGTTCCCCAAGCTCTACGAGGCGGCGAAGAAAGAGGGCACGCTCAACCTCTACAGCCACGTCACCGACTCGGAGCAGATCGAGAATGTCGTGGACGCCTTCAAGGAGGCGTACCCCGACATCGACGTCGAGATCACCAACAAGACCGGCTCGGCGATCCTGGAGACGTTCCTCAGCGAGAAGCGCGCCAACGTCAACACCGCCGACGTCATCCAGTACCCAGGCATCGCGCCGTTCGAGGGCACGTTCCGCAAGGAGAAGTTCATCCAGCCGTTCACCCCGAGCTCGGCGGACCAGTTCCCCGAGGACTCGGTGGTCGACGGGTACGCGTATCCGTGGCTGAACTACACAATGGGCGCGATCTACAACACCGACAAGATCACCGACGCCGAGCTCGAGTGCCTGCGGAAGATCAAGTGCTGGAGCGACCCACGTTGGAAGGGACGGATCAGTGGCGGCAGCCCGGGTTCCGCGTCCATCCAGCGAGCGCTGTACCAGTGGGTCGAGAAGGACAAGAACCTCGGCGACCAGTGGCTGGAGGACTACGCGGCTCTCGACCCGGTGACGTTCAACAGCGTGACGCCGGCCGCGGAGCGGGTCATCGCGGGTGAGTACGTGGCGAGCTTCCCGCAGATGAGCATCACCGCGGCGCGAGCTGCGCCCGACGGTGCACCGATCGGGTTCGCCGCACAGGAGTACAGCGTCGCCAACCCGGCACTGATCGGCTTGGCGAGCAAGGCCGAACACCCGAACGCCGGGAAGCTCTTCATCGAGTGGCTGCTCAGCAACGACGGCCAGAAGGTGATGATCGAGCACGTCGCCACCGACTCGCTCAACCAGGACCTGAAGCAGAAGGCTCCGGTGACCGACGAGGACTGGTTCGACGAGCCGAAGAAGCTCGTCGTGCCCAACGACCTCGAGTTCGAGAAGCACAGCAAGTCGATCACCGACAAGTGGAACAAGCTGATCGGCCCGGCCAAGGAGTAA
- a CDS encoding zinc-binding dehydrogenase, whose product MKAVVATAPGGPDVLGFVDRPAPVAGAGELLVEVVGTAINRADLLQRAGRYAVPPGSTDVLGLELAGRVAAVGADVTGWSTGDRVCALTPGGAHAELVTIPVSAAMRIPDSMTYAQAAAVPETFLTVYDNVLVRGEVAAGRTLLVHGGASGIGTTAIQLARERGASVYVTCGSQRKIDACLELGAAAGIDYHTEDFVERVRELTDGRGVDVVLDHVGAPYLRRNVDCLAMDGRLVMIGTMAGAEGMLDIQAVMHKRVWLTGSRLRPRTEAEKAELVRALDRDIWPALAAGRIAPVVDRVLPWERVAEAHRVLEASDHVGKVVLAVREEEKR is encoded by the coding sequence GTGAAGGCTGTTGTCGCGACTGCCCCAGGCGGGCCCGATGTACTCGGCTTCGTCGACCGTCCGGCACCGGTGGCAGGCGCCGGCGAGCTGCTCGTCGAGGTCGTCGGCACCGCCATCAACCGGGCCGATCTGCTGCAGCGGGCCGGCAGGTACGCGGTGCCGCCGGGATCCACGGACGTCCTTGGCCTGGAGCTGGCCGGGCGGGTCGCGGCCGTCGGCGCGGACGTTACCGGCTGGTCGACCGGCGACCGGGTGTGTGCGCTGACACCCGGCGGCGCGCACGCCGAGCTGGTGACGATCCCCGTGTCGGCCGCGATGCGCATACCCGACTCGATGACCTACGCGCAGGCGGCGGCGGTGCCGGAGACGTTCCTCACGGTTTACGACAACGTGCTCGTCCGCGGTGAGGTGGCGGCCGGTCGGACGCTGTTGGTGCACGGCGGTGCCAGCGGTATCGGCACGACGGCGATCCAGCTCGCGCGCGAACGCGGCGCTTCGGTGTACGTCACCTGCGGGTCGCAGCGGAAGATCGACGCCTGCCTCGAGCTCGGCGCGGCGGCGGGGATCGACTACCACACCGAGGACTTCGTCGAACGGGTGCGCGAGCTCACTGACGGGCGTGGCGTCGACGTGGTGCTCGACCACGTGGGTGCGCCGTACCTGCGGCGCAACGTCGACTGCCTGGCCATGGACGGCCGGCTGGTGATGATCGGCACGATGGCGGGTGCCGAAGGCATGCTGGACATCCAGGCGGTGATGCACAAGCGCGTGTGGCTCACCGGGTCGAGGTTGCGGCCGCGTACCGAGGCGGAGAAGGCCGAGCTGGTACGCGCACTCGACCGTGACATATGGCCCGCACTCGCCGCCGGCCGGATCGCACCGGTGGTCGACCGCGTGCTGCCGTGGGAGCGTGTGGCTGAGGCACACCGCGTGCTTGAAGCCAGCGACCATGTCGGCAAGGTCGTGCTCGCAGTACGCGAGGAAGAGAAGAGGTAG
- a CDS encoding SDR family oxidoreductase — translation MSDQPLADVTAIVTGGSAGIGKAIAARLHSEGARVAICARSEGPLAAAVEEIDAGGTGRVIGLPTDCRDADQLAKLYADVVDAFGQVNVLVNNVGTSNRGPFLELTDDDWHNDFDLKLFSAIRLARLMGKDLVGRQQPGRIVNILAIGGKQPGARSAPTAVTRAAGLALTKVLSKELAPHQILVNAVCIGLVKAEQHDAKWRAAGTLGTRDEFYAELGSGVPLGRVGEPEEVAGLVRLLVSAEGGYITGTAVNVDGGAASVL, via the coding sequence ATGAGTGATCAACCACTGGCCGACGTCACTGCAATCGTCACGGGCGGGAGTGCCGGCATCGGCAAGGCGATCGCCGCCAGGTTGCACAGCGAGGGCGCGCGCGTTGCGATCTGCGCGCGCTCCGAGGGCCCACTGGCCGCCGCGGTCGAGGAGATCGACGCGGGCGGCACCGGGCGGGTCATCGGGTTGCCCACCGACTGCCGCGACGCCGACCAGCTGGCGAAGCTCTACGCCGACGTGGTCGACGCGTTCGGCCAGGTGAACGTGTTGGTGAACAACGTCGGCACGTCCAACCGTGGGCCGTTCCTCGAGCTGACCGACGACGACTGGCACAACGACTTCGACCTGAAGCTGTTCTCCGCCATCCGGCTCGCGCGGTTGATGGGCAAGGATCTCGTCGGCCGGCAGCAGCCGGGCCGCATCGTCAACATCCTGGCCATCGGCGGCAAGCAGCCGGGCGCGCGCAGCGCGCCCACCGCCGTCACGCGCGCGGCCGGGCTGGCGCTCACGAAGGTGCTCTCGAAGGAGCTCGCGCCGCACCAGATCCTGGTCAACGCCGTGTGCATCGGGCTGGTGAAGGCCGAGCAGCACGACGCCAAGTGGCGTGCTGCCGGCACCCTGGGCACGAGGGACGAGTTCTACGCCGAGCTGGGCAGCGGGGTGCCGCTCGGCCGCGTGGGCGAGCCGGAGGAGGTGGCGGGCCTGGTGCGGCTGTTGGTCTCCGCGGAAGGCGGTTACATCACGGGCACGGCCGTGAACGTGGATGGTGGTGCGGCGTCGGTGCTGTGA
- a CDS encoding DNA-binding protein: protein MTDLTKPYWDGLAAGELRFQRCQSCGHAWLPPREECPQCLLPDWRFEVSAGTGMLISWVVYHRAFHAYFADKVPYYVAVVELTEGPRLITNLVFDDEESKQQLRIDQRVRLRISSEAGWSLARFGPA from the coding sequence GTGACCGACCTGACCAAGCCGTACTGGGACGGTCTCGCCGCGGGCGAGCTGCGTTTCCAGCGATGCCAGTCGTGCGGGCACGCGTGGCTGCCGCCGCGGGAGGAGTGCCCGCAGTGCCTGTTGCCCGACTGGCGGTTCGAGGTGAGCGCGGGCACGGGGATGTTGATCAGTTGGGTCGTCTACCACCGGGCGTTCCACGCGTACTTCGCCGACAAGGTGCCGTACTACGTCGCCGTGGTGGAGCTGACCGAAGGCCCGCGGCTGATCACCAACCTGGTGTTCGACGACGAGGAGTCGAAGCAACAGTTGCGCATCGACCAGCGGGTGCGGCTGCGGATCTCGTCGGAGGCCGGCTGGTCGCTCGCCCGGTTCGGCCCGGCCTAG
- a CDS encoding thiolase family protein yields MSGPDDRIVIAGIGHTEYGKLPGRSITSLNVEACREALGDANIEKSAVDAVFTKSITSGFERFFGQKLAEALGLQPRMGGLWDQGGASNVTLICLAAAAIEAGHCEVALVSYGDNPRTGTRSAYERPLASAEAPYGWFGVLSGYAMIAQRHIQQYGTTTDQLGAIAMACRKHGADNPSAHLRKPLTLDEYQADPYVVEPLRRNDCCLISDSGAAVVVTTERRARALGVPAPVPVLGFGHGQTSWEVAQRPDLTTTAASVAGARVFEASGLKPSDIDVAQLYDCFTITVLMTLEDYGFCPKGSGGRFVEDGALELGGQLPVNTSGGLLAETGTPGMQLVIEAVRQMRGTSVNQVPGAKHTLVTNQGGAMHTHASMILGN; encoded by the coding sequence ATGAGCGGCCCCGACGACAGGATCGTCATCGCGGGCATCGGGCACACCGAGTACGGCAAGCTGCCCGGCAGGTCGATCACGTCGCTGAACGTGGAGGCGTGCCGCGAGGCGCTGGGCGACGCGAACATCGAGAAGTCTGCGGTGGACGCCGTCTTCACCAAGTCGATCACCTCCGGCTTCGAGCGCTTCTTCGGGCAGAAGCTCGCCGAGGCGCTCGGCCTGCAGCCGCGGATGGGCGGCCTGTGGGACCAGGGCGGCGCGTCCAACGTCACGCTGATCTGTCTCGCCGCCGCGGCCATCGAGGCCGGGCACTGCGAGGTGGCGCTGGTCAGTTACGGCGACAACCCCCGCACTGGTACAAGGAGCGCCTACGAGCGCCCGCTGGCGTCCGCCGAGGCGCCGTACGGCTGGTTCGGCGTGCTCTCCGGGTACGCGATGATCGCGCAGCGGCACATCCAGCAGTACGGCACGACGACCGACCAGCTCGGTGCCATCGCCATGGCGTGCCGCAAACACGGCGCGGACAACCCGAGCGCCCACCTGCGCAAGCCGTTGACGCTCGATGAGTACCAGGCCGACCCGTACGTCGTGGAACCGTTGCGTCGCAACGACTGCTGCCTGATCTCGGATTCCGGTGCCGCCGTGGTCGTGACGACCGAGCGTCGGGCGAGAGCCCTTGGGGTGCCGGCTCCGGTGCCCGTGCTCGGGTTCGGGCACGGGCAGACGTCGTGGGAGGTCGCGCAGCGGCCGGACCTCACCACGACGGCCGCATCGGTGGCCGGCGCGCGGGTGTTCGAGGCCAGTGGCCTGAAGCCGTCCGACATCGACGTCGCGCAACTGTACGACTGCTTCACCATCACCGTGCTGATGACGTTGGAGGACTACGGGTTCTGCCCGAAGGGTAGCGGTGGCCGCTTCGTCGAGGACGGCGCGTTGGAGCTGGGTGGCCAGCTGCCGGTGAACACCAGCGGCGGGCTGCTCGCCGAGACGGGCACGCCGGGTATGCAGCTGGTGATCGAGGCCGTACGCCAGATGCGAGGCACGTCGGTGAACCAGGTGCCTGGCGCAAAGCACACGTTGGTGACCAACCAAGGAGGCGCCATGCACACGCACGCCTCGATGATCCTGGGGAACTGA
- a CDS encoding CoA transferase subunit A produces MARIRTLIDGIGELVRDGDTVALEGFTHLIPTAAAHEVIRQRKRDLTLVRMTPDIVYDQLIGAGCASALVFSWGGNPGVGSLHRFRDAIENSWPRPLTVDEHSHAGMANRYVAGASGLPFAVLRGYLGTGLADQNPNIRTVDCPFTGERLAAVPALRPDVTIVHAQRADRAGNVQMWGLTGIQKEAVLAAERSLVTVEEAVDTLTPMPDQVILPSWAVTAVAAAPGGARPSYAHGYYERDNDAYREWSEISADRERFTDWLQATVGVAT; encoded by the coding sequence ATGGCCAGGATCCGCACCCTGATCGACGGGATCGGCGAACTCGTGCGCGACGGCGACACCGTCGCACTCGAAGGTTTCACCCACCTGATCCCGACCGCCGCCGCACACGAGGTGATCAGGCAGCGCAAGCGCGACCTGACCCTCGTCCGGATGACCCCGGACATCGTGTACGACCAGCTCATCGGCGCCGGCTGCGCGAGCGCGCTGGTGTTCTCCTGGGGCGGCAACCCCGGCGTCGGCTCGCTGCACAGGTTCAGGGACGCCATCGAGAACTCCTGGCCGCGCCCGCTCACCGTCGACGAGCACAGCCATGCCGGCATGGCGAACAGGTACGTCGCCGGGGCGAGCGGCCTGCCGTTCGCCGTACTGCGCGGCTACCTCGGCACCGGGCTGGCCGATCAGAACCCGAACATCAGGACCGTCGACTGCCCGTTCACCGGTGAGCGGCTCGCCGCCGTACCTGCCCTGCGGCCGGACGTCACCATCGTGCACGCGCAACGCGCCGACCGCGCGGGCAACGTGCAGATGTGGGGACTCACGGGGATCCAGAAGGAGGCGGTGCTCGCCGCCGAACGCTCGCTGGTCACCGTCGAGGAGGCCGTCGACACGCTGACCCCCATGCCGGACCAGGTGATCCTGCCTTCGTGGGCGGTGACCGCGGTCGCCGCCGCACCCGGTGGCGCGCGCCCCTCGTACGCGCACGGCTACTACGAACGCGACAACGACGCCTACCGCGAGTGGAGCGAGATCAGCGCCGACCGCGAGCGGTTCACCGACTGGCTGCAAGCCACCGTCGGAGTCGCCACATGA